A portion of the Cellulophaga algicola DSM 14237 genome contains these proteins:
- a CDS encoding cold-shock protein, translated as MSKGTVKFFNDAKGFGFITEEGVEKDHFVHISGLIDEVREGDVVEFDLQEGNKGLNAVNVKVI; from the coding sequence ATGAGTAAAGGAACAGTAAAATTTTTCAATGACGCTAAAGGATTTGGATTTATCACTGAAGAAGGAGTTGAAAAAGATCACTTTGTGCACATTTCAGGATTAATTGACGAAGTACGCGAAGGCGACGTAGTTGAGTTTGATCTTCAAGAAGGAAACAAAGGCTTAAACGCAGTAAACGTAAAAGTTATCTAA
- a CDS encoding mechanosensitive ion channel family protein, giving the protein MNLEHFLYDYLVRIGISPMSSKYLNMIALLILLLIITVLVDFLIRKIIVKLFTQFTLKSKTNFDDLLVKNKAPRSIAHIIPLIVALELIPHVFIDFPYFENIVEKGLQVFAIILTLWIVRSFLNTLKDYFKTLPSLRDKPIDSYIQVFMIFAWMLGIMSAFAIITGIEFIKFITTIGAASAVIILVFKDTILGFVASIQVSINDMVRIGDWITIEKYGADGDVSEINLSTVKVQNFDKTITTIPTYALISDSFKNWRGMESSEGRRIKRSINIKLASIHYLSNDAITALKKIDLLSSYLETRQSDIDTYNTSNNINKDLLLNGRNLTNIGVFRKYTETYIENHSGINKEMMIMVRQLAPGTQGIPIEIYAFSRDKRWQNYEYIMADIFDHIIAAVPYFNLEIFELPSNSSFIDAK; this is encoded by the coding sequence ATGAATTTAGAACACTTTTTATACGATTATTTAGTAAGGATAGGAATTTCTCCTATGTCTTCTAAATATTTAAATATGATTGCTTTATTAATCTTGCTCTTAATCATAACCGTTTTAGTAGATTTTCTTATACGTAAGATTATCGTAAAACTTTTTACACAGTTTACCCTAAAGTCTAAAACTAATTTTGACGATTTACTGGTGAAAAATAAAGCACCCCGTAGTATCGCTCATATCATTCCATTAATCGTTGCTTTAGAGCTTATTCCTCATGTATTTATTGATTTTCCTTATTTTGAAAATATCGTTGAAAAAGGATTACAAGTATTTGCTATTATCCTAACGCTGTGGATTGTACGTAGCTTTTTAAACACCCTTAAAGATTACTTTAAAACCCTGCCTAGTTTAAGAGATAAACCTATAGATAGCTACATACAGGTATTTATGATTTTTGCTTGGATGCTTGGTATTATGTCTGCTTTTGCTATAATTACCGGAATAGAATTCATCAAATTTATTACTACGATTGGAGCCGCATCTGCTGTTATCATTCTTGTTTTTAAAGATACTATTCTAGGATTTGTAGCCAGTATTCAAGTCTCTATAAATGACATGGTACGCATTGGTGATTGGATAACCATTGAAAAGTATGGTGCAGATGGCGATGTTAGTGAAATTAACCTATCTACAGTAAAAGTTCAAAACTTTGATAAAACCATTACAACAATACCAACGTATGCCTTAATTTCAGATTCGTTTAAGAATTGGAGAGGAATGGAAAGTTCTGAAGGAAGGCGTATAAAAAGATCCATAAATATTAAATTAGCCAGTATTCACTATTTATCTAACGATGCTATTACAGCCTTAAAAAAAATTGATTTACTCTCCTCCTATTTAGAAACTCGTCAATCTGATATTGATACCTACAATACATCAAATAATATAAACAAGGACTTACTTTTAAATGGTAGAAACCTAACCAATATTGGTGTTTTTAGAAAGTATACAGAAACCTATATTGAAAACCATTCTGGTATCAATAAAGAGATGATGATTATGGTACGCCAGTTGGCGCCAGGAACGCAGGGAATTCCTATAGAAATTTATGCTTTTAGTAGAGATAAACGCTGGCAGAATTATGAATATATCATGGCAGACATCTTTGATCATATCATTGCAGCAGTTCCTTATTTTAATTTAGAAATTTTTGAGTTACCCAGTAATTCAAGCTTTATAGATGCTAAATAA
- a CDS encoding cellulase family glycosylhydrolase gives MKKSNFKQRINACLFFTSLLCSSFVLQAQNYCSSTPVAVHGSLSVSGNKIVDKNNNPVSFAGNSFFWSNSGWGAEKYYNADVVNWLAADWNTTIVRAAMGVEDSGGYLSNPTENKNRVKAVVDAAIAKGIYVIIDWHSHHAEDNEAAAISFFKEMAQTYGNNPHVIYEIYNEPLQVSWSNTIKPYAEKVSAAIRAIDPDNLIIVGTSTWSQDVDIASNDPITSTTNIAYTLHFYAATHKESLRQKAQTALNNGVALMVTEWGSVEASGNGAVDTASTDAWMSFLATNNITHANWSLHDKSEGASVLNPGASSTGGWAASNLTASGIKVKSIVKNWKQYCTDGGTGGGTTNQKPSVSITSPTANSSSATGTTIQVKATASDADGTVTQVTFYANGSLIGTDVSSPYTQSWNPASGDYSLTAIATDNAGAKTTSTAVTVTIGTLPGGGGTCTNVPVWNANTVYANAEAQVVFNGNIYKNNWYTKNQSPATNSGQWQVWTLVSSCTTINATSASSEIKIYPNPSSDKIQIEVGDTEDFSRITILDFQGSVVYENKITSKGTIEIPLNNYKEGMYFVKLSGKKEVTKSFIKKP, from the coding sequence ATGAAAAAAAGTAACTTTAAACAAAGAATAAACGCCTGTTTATTCTTCACAAGTCTATTGTGTAGTTCCTTCGTCTTACAAGCACAAAATTACTGTTCTTCTACACCTGTAGCAGTTCACGGTAGTTTAAGCGTAAGTGGGAATAAGATTGTAGACAAAAACAATAACCCTGTAAGTTTTGCTGGAAATAGTTTTTTCTGGTCCAATAGCGGATGGGGGGCAGAGAAATATTACAACGCTGATGTTGTAAATTGGTTGGCTGCTGATTGGAATACAACTATTGTGAGAGCAGCAATGGGAGTAGAAGATTCTGGAGGGTATTTGAGTAACCCTACTGAGAATAAAAACAGAGTTAAAGCGGTAGTAGATGCTGCGATAGCTAAAGGTATTTATGTTATTATAGATTGGCATTCTCATCATGCAGAGGATAATGAAGCTGCTGCGATTTCTTTTTTCAAAGAAATGGCTCAAACCTACGGCAACAATCCACATGTAATTTATGAGATTTACAATGAGCCTTTACAAGTATCTTGGTCTAATACCATTAAGCCGTATGCAGAAAAAGTAAGCGCAGCCATTAGAGCTATAGATCCTGATAATTTAATTATTGTTGGAACATCTACTTGGTCTCAGGATGTAGATATTGCTTCAAATGATCCTATTACCAGTACCACTAATATTGCATATACTTTGCATTTTTATGCAGCAACGCATAAAGAAAGTCTACGCCAAAAAGCACAAACAGCATTGAACAATGGGGTTGCGCTTATGGTTACCGAATGGGGTAGTGTAGAAGCTAGTGGTAATGGTGCGGTAGATACAGCCTCTACCGATGCTTGGATGTCTTTTTTAGCTACTAATAATATTACGCATGCTAATTGGTCTCTTCATGATAAAAGTGAAGGAGCTTCTGTCTTAAATCCAGGAGCAAGTTCAACAGGAGGTTGGGCAGCTTCTAATTTAACAGCTTCAGGTATTAAAGTAAAAAGTATTGTGAAAAACTGGAAACAGTATTGCACAGATGGTGGAACTGGTGGTGGTACGACCAATCAAAAACCTAGCGTGAGTATTACAAGTCCTACGGCAAACAGCTCTTCTGCTACAGGAACTACGATTCAAGTAAAAGCTACTGCTAGTGATGCGGATGGCACAGTAACTCAAGTTACATTTTATGCAAACGGGAGCCTTATTGGTACAGATGTGAGTAGTCCTTATACACAAAGTTGGAACCCTGCATCAGGAGATTATAGTTTAACGGCTATAGCAACTGATAATGCGGGAGCCAAAACTACAAGTACTGCAGTGACAGTTACTATAGGAACTTTGCCTGGTGGTGGAGGAACCTGTACTAATGTACCGGTATGGAATGCCAATACCGTGTATGCGAATGCCGAAGCTCAAGTTGTTTTCAATGGGAATATTTATAAAAATAACTGGTATACAAAAAACCAAAGTCCCGCTACCAATTCGGGACAATGGCAGGTGTGGACTTTAGTAAGTTCTTGTACCACAATAAATGCTACAAGCGCGAGCTCTGAAATAAAAATATACCCGAATCCTTCCAGTGATAAAATACAAATTGAAGTTGGTGACACCGAAGATTTTTCTAGAATAACCATTTTAGATTTTCAAGGAAGCGTAGTGTATGAGAATAAAATCACCTCAAAAGGAACTATTGAAATTCCTTTAAATAACTATAAAGAGGGAATGTATTTTGTGAAACTATCGGGTAAAAAAGAAGTTACCAAAAGCTTTATTAAAAAGCCGTAA
- a CDS encoding transglutaminase family protein, which produces MKFKITHITTYLFDSEVFLEPHYLRFRPSQTSYVNVSELALTILPQPAGHKMVQDEDNNSVDFCWFEGMTSQLTIKAESVLETKPYNPFNFLIYPQNFNTLPFQYNVLQKKLLFSALEVVPISKVLSDYALSILQRSNFNTIPYLTNLTKQLHDDFSVEYRADGAPFIPDETFQLKRGSCRDLSWMLINVLRQQGLAARFVSGYYYFDMVKPAYELHAWVDVYLPGIGWFGLDPSHGILTGNTHFPIASSAHYEHTMPVSGGIRGSASSKLNTELIIEKL; this is translated from the coding sequence TAAAATCACCCATATTACAACGTATCTATTTGATTCAGAAGTTTTTTTAGAACCTCATTATTTAAGATTTCGTCCAAGCCAAACATCTTATGTTAATGTTTCTGAGCTTGCATTAACAATTCTTCCGCAACCAGCGGGTCATAAAATGGTACAAGATGAAGATAATAATAGTGTAGATTTTTGCTGGTTTGAAGGTATGACCTCTCAATTAACCATTAAAGCAGAGAGTGTTCTTGAAACGAAACCTTACAACCCTTTTAATTTTTTAATTTACCCCCAAAATTTTAATACATTACCTTTTCAATATAATGTTTTACAGAAAAAATTACTTTTTTCTGCATTAGAAGTAGTGCCTATCTCAAAAGTATTGAGTGATTATGCTTTATCCATTTTACAGCGTTCAAATTTTAATACCATTCCATACCTCACCAATCTTACCAAGCAATTGCATGATGACTTTAGTGTTGAATATAGAGCAGATGGAGCGCCATTTATACCAGATGAAACTTTTCAATTAAAGAGAGGTTCGTGTAGAGACTTATCTTGGATGCTGATTAACGTACTGAGGCAACAAGGTCTTGCGGCACGTTTTGTTAGTGGTTATTATTATTTTGATATGGTAAAACCAGCTTATGAGCTCCATGCTTGGGTAGATGTGTATTTACCAGGTATTGGTTGGTTTGGTTTAGATCCAAGTCATGGTATTTTAACGGGAAACACTCATTTTCCTATTGCTTCAAGTGCACATTATGAGCATACAATGCCTGTTTCTGGTGGTATCAGAGGTAGTGCTAGTTCTAAACTAAATACAGAATTAATCATTGAAAAATTATAA
- a CDS encoding zinc-binding metallopeptidase family protein, translating to MKIFQCGHCNHSVFFENYSCENCGHLTGFRAKDRKMLTFKSNEVSLFSDRQNIEYKYCKNKEYDVCNWVLKKSSKEDYCSACQLNRTIPNLSDVENFEKWQHLEIAKHRLIYQLQKIGLPLKSKLRHENGLCFDFVVQQDDPNLMTGHANGVVTILLKEADSVKREQMRKQFSEPYRTLVGHLRHEVGHYFWDQLVYTNQNILAEFRAIFGDEQYNYGDALTAYYKNGAPKDWEKSYISKYATAHPWEDWAETWAHYLHIMDMVETAYFFGVNVKPIKKLRIMKTKVSFDPYTKEDFDVIVQTCVPLSFAVNSINRAMGVPDVYPFVITPPVVEKLKFIHKLLLSKR from the coding sequence ATGAAAATATTTCAATGTGGTCACTGTAACCACTCTGTTTTTTTTGAAAATTATTCGTGTGAAAATTGTGGACATTTAACAGGGTTTAGAGCTAAAGATCGCAAGATGCTGACTTTTAAATCTAATGAAGTGTCTCTGTTTTCTGATCGTCAAAATATTGAATATAAATATTGTAAAAATAAAGAATACGATGTTTGTAATTGGGTTCTTAAAAAAAGCAGTAAGGAAGACTATTGCAGTGCTTGTCAGCTTAACCGCACCATACCTAACCTTTCAGATGTAGAAAATTTTGAAAAGTGGCAGCACTTAGAGATTGCTAAACATCGATTAATTTATCAATTGCAAAAAATAGGCTTGCCGTTAAAGAGTAAATTACGCCATGAAAACGGGCTGTGTTTTGATTTTGTAGTACAACAAGATGATCCTAATCTAATGACAGGTCATGCCAATGGTGTAGTTACTATTCTGTTAAAAGAAGCAGATTCTGTTAAAAGAGAGCAAATGCGAAAGCAATTTTCTGAACCTTACCGAACGTTAGTAGGGCATCTTAGGCATGAAGTTGGGCATTATTTCTGGGATCAGTTAGTGTACACCAATCAAAATATATTAGCAGAATTTAGAGCTATTTTTGGAGATGAGCAATACAATTATGGCGATGCTCTAACAGCGTATTATAAGAATGGCGCACCTAAAGATTGGGAAAAATCATATATAAGTAAGTATGCCACGGCACACCCTTGGGAAGATTGGGCAGAAACTTGGGCACATTACCTTCACATTATGGATATGGTGGAGACCGCTTATTTTTTTGGTGTAAATGTGAAGCCCATTAAGAAACTTAGAATAATGAAAACTAAAGTATCCTTTGATCCCTATACCAAAGAAGACTTTGATGTTATTGTACAGACCTGTGTGCCGTTATCTTTTGCCGTAAATAGTATTAATAGGGCAATGGGAGTACCAGATGTGTATCCTTTTGTAATAACACCACCAGTAGTAGAAAAACTAAAATTCATTCACAAATTATTATTGTCTAAACGATAA